A stretch of the Rosa rugosa chromosome 5, drRosRugo1.1, whole genome shotgun sequence genome encodes the following:
- the LOC133711492 gene encoding uncharacterized protein LOC133711492, giving the protein MPPRRRNRRETTPASGDGNAPEGLANALGHIFQQLTAALPGSRTDFTMERARKHGAYSFSHAPNAMDAQNWLNKMERVFTQINCPEDRKVGLAVDFLDGVAFDWWNMTSRDLENDGPITWEQFKEHFTGRYYGTAIRDRMKYEFLHLEKGDKTVTEFEQRFTQLAQFVPDLVGTERERIYRFVDGLGGDYRLQLTGVPFNTYSEVVNAALRLETMYLSGVRPRDAGGPSQGPSKRAASTSGSGSSGGGRRVSSDSVTLSDFGGLNMGGGQSEWQFSDGTSQYGGTSEGFHTWRDRPQRWTRDVTCYQCGQQGHYRRDCPTLTHGVTPDVGQGSSHASGGSSSGTPTSSVRGGTQRGSGRRGRPTTQTRLHAMFQREDHVPPYTPDGTIFFPLYYFLILFHRGTRNQ; this is encoded by the coding sequence ATGCCTCCTAGACGCCGAAACCGCAGGGAGACTACTCCCGCTTCAGGAGATGGGAATGCTCCTGAAGGACTAGCGAACGCCTTGGGGCATATTTTCCAGCAGCTGACTGCAGCGCTTCCTGGTTCCAGAACCGATTTTACCATGGAGCGAGCGAGGAAGCATGGAGCGTATAGTTTCTCCCATGCTCCTAATGCTATGGATGCTCAGAATTGGCTGAACAAGATGGAGAGGGTTTTTACTCAGATTAATTGTCCGGAGGACCGGAAAGTGGGCTTGGCAGTAGACTTTCTCGATGGTGTGGCTTTTGACTGGTGGAATATGACCAGCAGGGATTTAGAGAATGATGGCCCAATCACTTGGGAACAGTTTAAAGAACATTTTACTGGGCGGTATTATGGTACAGCTATTCGTGACAGGATGAAGTATGAATTCTTACATTTAGAGAAAGGGGACAAGACTGTGACGGAGTTTGAGCAGCGGTTCACCCAGCTAGCCCAGTTTGTGCCTGATTTGGTTGGCACTGAGAGAGAGCGGATCTACAGGTTTGTTGATGGATTGGGGGGTGATTATCGTCTGCAGTTGACAGGAGTGCCATTCAATACTTACTCTGAGGTAGTTAATGCTGCTCTGCGACTTGAGACCATGTATTTGTCCGGTGTTCGACCTCGAGATGCGGGTGGCCCTAGCCAGGGTCCATCCAAGAGAGCTGCTTCTACTTCTGGTTCAGGATCTTCTGGAGGTGGTAGACGTGTTAGCTCGGATTCAGTCACCCTATCTGATTTTGGAGGACTTAATATGGGAGGTGGACAGTCTGAGTGGCAGTTCAGTGACGGCACTAGTCAGTATGGTGGTACCTCAGAGGGATTCCATACTTGGAGGGATCGTCCCCAGCGTTGGACGAGGGATGTGACGTGCTATCAGTGTGGACAGCAGGGTCATTATAGGAGGGATTGCCCTACATTGACTCATGGCGTTACTCCAGACGTCGGTCAAGGTTCTAGTCACGCATCAGGAGGTTCATCTAGCGGCACTCCCACTAGTTCTGTCAGGGGCGGCACTCAACGAGGTAGTGGTCGTCGTGGACGTCCTACGACTCAGACGAGACTTCATGCTATGTTTCAGCGAGAGGATCACGTTCCTCCATATACTCCTGACGGTACGATATTCTTTCCCTTGTattattttcttatattgtttcACCGGGGAACGCGTAACCAATAG